Below is a genomic region from Candidatus Epulonipiscium sp..
TGCTAAAACTTAATACATAATCATATAAAATAAAGTATCTGTTTTAAGTTTTTGGGCGCAGTTTTACTGATATTTTAAAAAATAATTATTTTAGGAGGGTTCACATGGTTAATAAAAACTTACCAAAGGTTGCCTATTTCTGTATGGAGTATGGTCTTGATGTATCCTTAAAGACCTATGCAGGTGGACTTGGAATATTAGCTGGGGACTATATGAAAGGTGCTAAAGATCATAATTTCCCTATTATTGGGATTGGTCTTAAATGGAAACAAGGATATACCGATCAAAAAATTGGTGAAGATGGTCGTCCTTACGATACATATCATAATTATGACTATGATTGTATGAAAGATACAGGGGTTAAGGTTACTGTAAAAATCCGTCAAAGAGATGTTGTATGTAAGGTTTGGGAAGTTACCGAATTTGGAACTAATCCATTGTATCTTCTAGATACAGACCTTCCTGAAAATGAAGATAATTGGATTACCGGCCAATTATATGGATGGTTTGGGGAAGAAAGAATTGCTCAAGAAATGGTTTTAGGTATTGGGGGAGTTAGAGCTCTTAGGGCTTTAGGTATTGATGTAGATGTTTATCACTTTAATGAAGGTCATGCACTTTTTGCAGGCTTTGAATTAGTAAAGGAAAGAATGGATAAAGGAATGACTTTCGCAGAAGCTGCAGAAGCTTCAAGAGATGAAATTGTATTTACAACCCATACTCCTATTGTACAAGGAAACGAATCCCACTACTTGGATAGACTTATGTACATGGGTGCTAATAATGGGCTAACCCTAGAACAATTGGTTTCCCTAGGCGGTTCTCCATTCAATATGACTGTAGGGGCTCTTAAGTTATCAAGAAAGTCCAATGCAGTTGCTCAACTTCATAACGAAACCGCAAATAAAATGTGGGCTCATATAGACAACCGTTCTGAAATTGTAGGGATTACTAATGCGATTCATCTACCAACTTGGGTTGACAATCGCATGGTTGATGCCGCGACTAATGGTGGAGACTTATGGGAAATCCATATGGAAAACAAGAAAAAACTAGTAGATTTCGTTGAAGAAAGAAATGGAGTTAAACTAGATGCCAATAAGCTTCTCATTGGTTTCTCAAGAAGAGCTGCTCCATATAAGAGAAGTAACTTTATTTTCACAGATGAAAGCATTATTGATCCTTTGTTGAAGGAAGGCAAACTCCAAATTGTATTCTCCGGTAAAGCTCATCCCCTAGATGATACCGGAAAAGAAATCGTTG
It encodes:
- the glgP gene encoding alpha-glucan family phosphorylase, which gives rise to MVNKNLPKVAYFCMEYGLDVSLKTYAGGLGILAGDYMKGAKDHNFPIIGIGLKWKQGYTDQKIGEDGRPYDTYHNYDYDCMKDTGVKVTVKIRQRDVVCKVWEVTEFGTNPLYLLDTDLPENEDNWITGQLYGWFGEERIAQEMVLGIGGVRALRALGIDVDVYHFNEGHALFAGFELVKERMDKGMTFAEAAEASRDEIVFTTHTPIVQGNESHYLDRLMYMGANNGLTLEQLVSLGGSPFNMTVGALKLSRKSNAVAQLHNETANKMWAHIDNRSEIVGITNAIHLPTWVDNRMVDAATNGGDLWEIHMENKKKLVDFVEERNGVKLDANKLLIGFSRRAAPYKRSNFIFTDESIIDPLLKEGKLQIVFSGKAHPLDDTGKEIVENIVRMSKKYPNAVVFLENYDMTIGAMLTRGSDVWLNNPRRPKEASGTSGMKAAMNGILNLSTLDGWWPEACDHGVNGWQFGDGFESEDEKVLDAHDLKALYKVLLEEVLPTYYDNRDKWVEMMKESILSTKDKFAVKRMLEEYYEKLYIKA